A genomic window from Haladaptatus caseinilyticus includes:
- a CDS encoding DUF5793 family protein: MRRDYFTLDVENIDWVDTDGTPRKPTVIIDFEGPSSTLRERLTGLDGELLEADETDVTFRLQASLDDADATGVVSVTDRTTGDFILELNQDAENVLKFIRAARAYGDETDESDGRYHVDIAINGDHEVEYDKSTFLVYNREGNLLRQHSLIPSGVEL, from the coding sequence ATGAGGCGCGACTACTTCACACTGGACGTCGAAAATATCGATTGGGTTGATACGGACGGAACACCCCGTAAGCCGACGGTAATCATCGATTTCGAGGGGCCGTCATCGACGCTCCGCGAGCGCCTCACAGGTCTCGATGGAGAACTACTCGAAGCGGACGAAACGGACGTAACGTTCCGTTTACAGGCCAGCCTGGACGACGCCGACGCGACGGGCGTGGTGAGCGTGACGGACCGGACGACCGGGGATTTCATCCTCGAACTCAACCAGGATGCCGAGAACGTGCTGAAATTCATCCGAGCTGCCCGCGCGTACGGGGACGAAACCGACGAATCGGATGGCCGATATCACGTCGATATCGCCATCAACGGCGACCACGAAGTCGAGTACGACAAGAGCACGTTCCTCGTCTATAACCGCGAAGGAAATCTTCTCCGACAGCACAGTCTCATCCCGAGCGGCGTCGAACTGTAA